The Candidatus Glassbacteria bacterium genome segment TTTTGTACAGTGCCTGGATGCCCATCCTCTTCATCAGGGCGCTGACGTGTCCTCGGCCAACATTGCTGTATCCCCGGCCACGAAGCTCGTCTCGGAGGCTCCTGCTGCCCCAGAACGGGTACTTCATGTGCAACTCATCAATTAACCGCATCATCTCAAGATCGCGGTCGCTGACAGGGACAGCCTCGTAGTACAGGCTCGAGCGGGAAAGCTCAAGTATGCTGCTCTGGCGGGTCAGGGGCAACTGATGTGCACGGTCTATCATTTCTTTGCGCTCGACCCGCCCA includes the following:
- a CDS encoding IS3 family transposase, giving the protein MIDRAHQLPLTRQSSILELSRSSLYYEAVPVSDRDLEMMRLIDELHMKYPFWGSRSLRDELRGRGYSNVGRGHVSALMKRMGIQALYKKPRLSNPHLEHKIYPYLLRGLEITRANHVWATDITYLPVAKGFCYL